The window AATCGCGTCACCTACGTCGTAAGTCGTCTGCAAGAAGACTGGCTCGCAAAGCTTACGCAGCAGCCGCAGGCCATCATCAGCACATCGGCCATCCATCATCTCGATCCGGTTGAAAAACAGAAGCTCTATCAGCAGATCGCCACGAAGTTGCCTGCCGGCGGCCTGTTTCTCAACGGCGACGAAGTGCGTCCCGAGGACGATGTCGAGTATCAGGCCACGATGGAACGCTGGGCCGATTTCATGCGGGCAGGAATGCAGAGCGGTAAGATTCCACAGGGCTTTCATCCGGCGGCCAGCAGTTGGATCGAGCGGAACGTGACGAAATTCGGTCAGCCAAAAAAGAGCGGCGACGACTGCCACGAAACGGCGCCGGTACAACTCGGCTATTTTCGTGCAGGTGGGTTTCGCGAGGCGGATGTCGCCTGGAGTGAAGAGTTGTGGTCGGTGCTGCGCGGCAAGCGCTAGCTACAATCTCTCCGCCAACTTGTCGAGGATCAGCTTCCCCACATTCAATGCCGATGTCGCCGCGGGCGACGGTGCGTTGAGGACGTTGACGAAACGGCCGGTCCCTTCGATCAAAAAATCGTCCACGATCAGGCCATCGGGCGTGATGGCTTGGGCGCGAACTCCTGTTCGCGCGGGGACCAGGTGTTCGCTGCGGATCTCAGGAATGAGATGCTGCAGCGCGCGGACGAAGGCGGCTTTGCTCCACGATCGCCACATTTCGCCGGCGCCGGTGCGCCAGTACTTGGCAGCGAGGCGGAGAAAGCCGCCATAGGTGAGCGTGCCGACGAGATCGCCGAAGTTGAGGTCGGTTTTGCGATATCCTTCGCGGGCAAAGGCCAGCACCGCATTCGGACCGCATTCGATGCCCCCTTCGATCATCCGCGTGAAATGCACGCCGAGGAAAGGAAACGACGGATCGGGAACGGGGTAAATCAAGTTGCGGCAGAAATGCTCGGCTTCGGGCTTGAGGTCGTAGTACTCGCCGCGAAACGGCACGATGCGGTTCGGCGTGGGATGGCCGCTGAGCTTGGCCAGGCGGTCGCTGTGCAAGCCGCCGGTGGTAACGACGTGCTTCGCCATGAGTTCGCCGGCGGGAGAAATCAACAAGACGCCGGTCGGCTCTTCATGCATCTTCGTCACTTGCCAGCCGGTCAGCACTTCGCCGCCGCGCTGCTTCAAGATCTCTGCGAGCTTGCGCGTGACGGCGGCGTAGTTGACGATGCCGGCTTCGGGAACATGAATCGCCTTGATGCCCGCGGTGTGCGGCTCGAGTTCGCACAGGCGCTCGCGGCCGATCATTTCGCACCGCACGCCGTTTTGCTGGCCTCGCTCAAAAATGATTTCAAGTCGCGGCAGCTCCTGTTCATTGACGGCGACGATCACCTTGCCGCAGATGTCGTACGGCACGCCCTGCTCTTTGCAAAACGCTTCCATCGCCGCTTTGCCGGTACGGCAATTGGTGGCTCGCAGCGAGCCCGGCTTGTAGTAGATGCCGGAGTGCAGCACGCCGCTGTTGTGACCGGTTTGATGGGTGCCGACCTCGGGCTCTTTTTCGAGCACGGCGACGCGCAGCTGCGGAAAGCGATTGCCAATCTGCCAGGCCGTGGCAAGGCCGACAATTCCGCCACCAACGATTGCGACATCAGCCTGGTGCATCGATGGTCTTCAACTTCCTGCCGAGTTTTTCTTCCACACTGCTGACCTTGGCGTTCAATCGGCCCGTTGCGTCTTTGCGATAGTCGAGCTTCATCGTGCAGCTGACGCGATCGCAATCGGCCGAGATCGCGGCCAGGCACTGCTGAAAAACGGCCAGCACTTGGTCAACTTCTCCCTCGATGATCGTCCCCATCGCATGCAGCCGATAGTCGAGACCGCTGGCTTCGATGATGGCCAGGCTCCGCGCGACATAATCACCGACGCTCGGCCCTTTTTCCAGCGGCGCGATGCTGAACTCGAGAAGCACCATTATTTCTTCTCAACCGTGTCTGCGGCGTTCTTATCGACCGCTTTTTCGGCTGGCTTATCCGCAGTGGGCTTTTCTTCGGCTTTATCGTCTTTCTTTTCCACCGGGCCCGGATTCTTCGCTCGATAGTCAGTCCACTTCTTGAAGACTTCGGCTCGCTTGGCTTCGTCCGAATGGCCGATGATGCGCGCGTTGGTCAGCACCATTTGCGGATCGCTAAAGGCCTGGCCGGCGGGAATTGTGTAGTACGACTTCAAATCTTGCTTGGTCAGAAATAGCGCGGCAGCGAGGGCCGAATCGCGAACTTCGACTTTGATCATCACCTTCTCGCGCTCTTGCATCTGCGTCACCAGGTTGGTGTCGGCAAAGAGCTTTTCGATTTGCGGCAGATGCGACTCGTCGCCCATCGCCGCGATCGTCATCAGCGCCATGCTGGCCATGTGCGGCTGGCGGTTGGCTTTGAGGATCTTTTCGGCGCAGGTCAGGCCTTCCTTCATATTGAACCGGCGGGCCAGCGACATAGCCGAATAGGCGGCGAAATCTTCGCTCTTGAGGATCAGTCGCGAGAGCATTTTCCTCGGCACATCGCCGCGCGAACTGCCGGTGATCGCATCGGCGAAATTGGCCTGGCTGCAATAATTGAAAACCACGCTGTTGTGATTCTGATTGAGCGAGACATCTTCCTCGCCGGCGACGAACACCAACATGGCCACCTGTCCGTAACCGAGCTGCGTGTTGCCACCGCCGCCGAACTGCGCGAGCTGTTGATTCTGCTGAATACGCACGCCGAACAATTCGGCTACGTTCTTGGGATTGGATTCGAGCGTTTGCAGCATTTCAGGATCGGCCTTGGTCAGGTCGACGAAGTTCTTACGCGATGACTCGGCATCGCCGAACGCCTTTTTGAAACGAGTCCAACCCGGCAGCTGGTAGTCGTCAGTGGCTTCTTTGCCGGCGATGAATGCATCCAACCGCCGCTGCAGATCCGTCTGGCGGATACGCCCCAGCACGCGCTCGGCCCGGTAACGGACCTCGCGGTCAGGATGTTGAACGGCTCCTTCGACCGCCTTGTAAGCGGGCAAGCCAATACGGGCGAGCTGTTCGGTGGCCGCTTCGCGCGTGGCGAATTCATCGGCGCCGAGTTCTTCGATCAGCTTCTTCACCGTCGGTGCATCGGCGGCGGGCTTTTCCGGCGCGGCGGGTTGAGCGCGAAGCAGCGTGGTAGCGAAGGAAGCAAAACCGAGCAGAATCGGTAGGAGGTAGGAATGGCGGAGCATGCCCGGCCCTTTCGTGCGGCGGATTCAGTCCGGAAGGAATGGACTTCGAGAGAAACAGCCAAGCCCGGATTATAAGATGAACACGGGCCTCTTCGCGAGCATTACGCAGCAAAAATCAGAAACTAGCCGGCTGCCGACTCAACCGTCACTTTTTTTTTATCGACGGCGGCGCGGATCAATTCAAAGACGTCGTCGGGCGAACCCATCGCGTCGACCGATACGAGCAACCCCTGCTTGCGATAGTAATCGAGCAGCGGCGACGTTTGCCGATGATAGACTTCCATTCGCCGGCCGATCGTTTCGGGCGTATCGTCGACCCGTTTTTCGGTAGCGGCTCGGCGGAGCATGCGGGTAATAAGTTCCGCTTCATCGGCTTTGAGCTCGATGACGATGCTGAGCGGCGTGCCTCGCTGGCGAAGCGAATCATCCAGCGACTTGGCTTGCTGAATGGTACGCGGAAAACCATCGAACATGCAGCCGCGGCTGAAGGCGGGCTTGTCGAGCTCTTCGCCAACCATGCTAAGCACGATTGGATCGGGCACGAGTTGACCACGATCCATATACTGCGCGGCGAGCCGGCCGAGCGGTGAACTCTGCTTGGCAGCCCGCAGCAACTCGCCCGTCGATAGGTGAGGAATTTGCAGATAGTCGAGCAATTTGCGCGACGCTGTACCTTTGCCGGCGCCGGGCGGGCCGATGAACACAATCAACATCGCAACCTCGCGGCCGGTGCCCCCATGATCGCAAAAACCTCCACCCGCCTGCGTCTCTGAACTGTGAGTTGACTGTTGCCTAATCCAGTCAACCGATAGCCATCCAACCTATGCTTCGAGCAGACCACGATAGTCACGCATGACCAGGTGACTATCGATCTTTTGAATCAAATCGAAGGCCACGCTCACCGCGATGAGCAGCCCCGTACCGCCATAGAAACTAGCCACACCTGGATCAACCTTCAGCCAAGCTGAGATGATCGTCGGCACGATGGCCACCAGGGCCAAAAAGCCGGCGCCCACGTACGTGATGCGGATCATCACCTTTTCCAAATGCTCCGCGGTCCGTCGGCCTGGCCGGTAACCTGGAATGAACGTGCCGAAATCCTTGAGGTTCTCGGCCATTTCCTTGGGATTGAACGTGATCGCCATCCAGAAGTAGCTGAAGAAGTAAATCAGCGCGACATATAGGAGGTTGTAGATAAACGAGCTGCCTTGGCCCAGTGAATTGGCAATTGCGGCGATGGTCGCGTTTTGGGTCTGGGTTCCCAGCCACTGAAACAAAAACGCCGGCAACATAAGCATGCTGCTGGCAAAGATGATCGGCATCACGCCCGACTGATTGAGCTTCAGCGGCAGGTATTGACGCGAACCACCAAAGACGCGACGACCGCGAACATGCTTGGCGCTTTGGGTGGGAATCTGCCGTTGACCGAGCGTTATGAAGCAAACGCCCATCACCACAATCACGAACAGGAACAGCAAGATCACCAGCGTTTCGATACCGGGCGTGCCGTTGAAACCAGTGAGCTGCCATTGCATGTTGGCAAAGAAGTTCATCATCGCCTTCGGCATCTGAGCCAGAATGCCGGCCATGATCAACAAGCTAATGCCGTTGCCAATGCCGAACTCGTCGATCTGTTCACCCAACCACATCACAAACAGGGTGCCGCAGGTCATGATCGCCAGGCAGGTAAAAAACCAAGCCGGATGCAAATATGGCGAACCTGTCGATGAGATCACCAGGAAGGTGTCGTAAAGCGGCACCGACGCTTGTGAACCCTGCGCTGTCATGCCCCGCAGATAGAAGTAACTCTGCACGATGCAAATCGCGACCGTCAGATAGCGAGTGTATTCGTTGATCTTTTTCCGCCCGGTTTCGCCTTCTTTCCGCAAGTCTTCGAGCGGTTTATAGACGCTGCCGAGCAACTGCAGAATGATCGAGGCCGAGATGTACGGCATGATGCCGAGGCCGAGGATCGTGAGGACCCGCATGTCGGCCGCGCTAAACACTGCCACCTTGGTGAGCAGGTTGCCGAAGGCGGAATTGTCTTCCCGCTGCAGCCGTTCGGCCATCTTTTCCTGGTCGACGATCGGCAGGGGAATTTGATAACCAATCCGGAACACAGCGAGCAGAATCAGCGTGAAGAGAATCTTCTGCCGCAGTTCAGGAATGGTGAAGATGGCTCGGAATTTCTCCCACATAGCATCCGTCCAGTTTTGAGGATCGCGAGCGTTGCTTGGAACCGTGATTCGAGTAAACCGACCGCTAACGCAACTGCAAGCGGTGCATCAGCTTACCAGAAAGCAAGGTAGCAAAAAAAGAGCAGCGTCACGATGCCGCTGCTCTTCCATACATTTAAATTTGGGTGGAGCGCGACAAATCGTTCGTCCCGCACTTCAGTTTTCGATCCAATGCAGCAGTCACAATGCAGCTTATCGTTTCTTGGCCGCCTTGTTGTCGCTCGTCTTCTTACCCTTGGCAGCGCGAGACGCGGCTTGCTTTTCGGCAACTGGGGTGCGGCCTGGAATGACCGTCGCCGTGCCGCCAGCCTTCTCGATCTTTTCCTTGGCCGTTTCGCTGAAGCGATGGGCCGAGACCTTGAGCTTCTTGCTCAGATCGCCGTTGCCCAGGATCTTCAAAACGTCGAAGGTCTTCTTCAGCAAACCCTTGGCTTGGAGGCTGGCGATATTGACTTCTTCGCCGGCTTCAAACAAATCTTGGATTTCGCTGACGTTGATGCTGGTAATAGTCAGGGCGAACGAGTTGGTGAAACCACGCTTCGGCACGCGACGAACCAGGGGGCTACCGCCACCTTGGAAAATCGGCAGTTGCTTCCAACCCGAACGGGCCATCTGACCCTTGTGACCGCGACCCGAGGTCTTGCCCTGGCCGGAGCCAATGCCGCGACCCAACCGGTTCGGACGCTTGTGTTTGTGAACGCCTTGATTTACTTCGTGCAAGCTCATGACAACGTAACTCCCCGCAGACGCTCCGTATCAGCGGTCGTGCGTAATTGCTTCAGGGCCTTGATCGCGGCTTTGACGACCGTGATCTGATTGCTGGTGCCCATGCTCTTGGTGATGATGTTCTTAATGCCCGCTGCTTCGCAAACCGAGCGAACGGCAGCGCCCGCGATGATGCCCGTACCGCCACCGGCCGGCATCAAGAGCACGTCGGCCGAACCGAACTTGGCCCGCACGGCGTGGGGAATGGTGTCGTTCACAAGGGGAACGGTAACCAGGGTACGAGTCGCTTGCTTTTGACCTTTTTCCACGGCTGGCGGCACTTCGTTGGCCTTGCCATAGCCCCAACCGACGCGGCCCTTGCCGTCGCCGACGACGACCATCGCCGCAAAACTGAATCGACGACCACCCTTGACCACTGCGGCGCACCGCTTGATCTGGACAGTCTTGTCGACAAACTCACCACGATTCGATTCGTTAGACACGCTGGATTGCTCCGTCGCTGGCTCTTATCTCGGAAAACTACTAGAAGCTCAAACCACCTTCGCGAGCAGCATCGGCCAGCGACGCGACCCGACCATGATACCGCAAATGACCGCGATCGAACGCGACCTCTTTGATTCCCTTGGCCAGCGCCCGTTCAGCAATGATCTTGCCGATCTTGGCCGCTGCGTCCTTATTGCCGCCGTATTTGAACTCGGCGCGGAGATCCTTGTCCTGCGTGCTGGCCGCAACCAGCGTGGTGCCGGTCACATCGTCGATGATCTGCACAGCCATGTTCTTGTGGCTGCGATTGACCGACAGCCGCGGACGACCGCCGCCATGCTTGAAGTGCTTCCGCACGCGGTAGGCGCGACGTTCGCGACGGCCACCCAAAGTTCGTTGCTTGTCCATTGTGTCTTCCTTCTCGCGTTGCTCGTCCGCGTATAAGACGAAGCCGAGAATCTTTTAGAATAGTAATTACTTCGAAGCGGCCTTACCTGGCTTGAGCTTGATCTGCTCGCCCTGGTAACGCACACCCTTGCCTTTGTATGGTTCCGGCTTGCGGAGCTGACGGAGTTCGGCAGCGAACTGACCAACCCGTTGCTTGTCGGGGCCTTGGATCACGACGTGCGTCGAGTCCGGCACGGTCACGTTTAAGCCTTCGGGAATGGCCCGCACCAACTCGTTGGCGAAACCAACCCGTAGCGACAGGTTCTTGCCCTTCAGCGTGGCTTGGTAACCGACGCCAACGATCTCGAGCCGCTTTTCGTAGCCGTTCTTGCAGCCGAAGATCATGTTGTTGATCACGGCGCGGGTCAGGCCGTGGAAGGCCCGAGCTTCGCGCTCATCGTTGGCCCGCTTCACGACAACGTTCTTGCCGTCGACCGCTACGCAAACTTCAGGCCGGTGTTCCCAGCTGAGCTTGCCCTTGGGGCCTTCGACGTTCACGGTCCGGCCATTCACGCCGACTTTGACGCCGTCGATGATGGCAACCGGTTTATTTCCAATTCGTGACATGATTCGTACCTGCCGATATGGGCTCTTTTTTAAGGCGCGGGCTGGCGACTGCCGGGTGACAATTACCGGGCGATCATCTGCTTACCAGATTTCGCACAGCACTTCGCCGCCGATGTTCTTTTGCCGGGCTTCGCGATCGCTGACCACGCCGCCACTGGTGCTCAAAATGGTGATCCCTTGGCCGTTCAGCACGGGACGCAGTTCCTTGGCACGACGGAAAACCCGTCGACCAGGCGAGCTGACGCGCTTGATGTGCTGGATGACGTGCTCGCCAGCCGGGCCGTACTTGAGCTCCAAACGGAGCTGTGGCACGGGGTCGAGTTCCACGACCTGCCAGTCCCAGATGTAGCCTTCGCGCTTCAGCACATCGGCCAGGCCGCGCTTCAACAACGAAAGCGGCACATCTACGCTGGGCCGCTCCACCGAGACGGCGTTTCGGATGCGGGTCAACATATCCGCGATTGGGTCAGTCAACATGTTACCGGGGACCCCTCTTACCAACTGGCTTTACGAACACCGGGAATCAACCCTTTGTCCGCGAGATTGCGAAAACAAATACGACAGATGCCGAACTTCCGGTACACGGCCCGGGGGCGACCGCATAGCTGACAACGCCGGTGCTGCCGGGTCGAAAACTTCGCCGGCTGCTTGGCTTTGGCAATCTTCGAGTTGCTTGCCACTGGATTTACTCACACTGCGAAATGAAAAACGAAACGATTCGAACGAGAGCGATCAAGCTCACCGACCTGGCCGGCCAATGTTACTTGGGGGCGGCGGCTGGCTTGGGCTCTTTTTTGACTTCTGCTTGAAACGGCACGCCGAGGATTCGGAGCAGCTCACGCGACTCATCGTCCGAGGCATTCCGAATGACGAACGTAATGTTCATTCCCTGCACTCGCAGGAATTTGTCCGGATTCAACTCCGGAAACACGAGCTGTTCCGACAACCCCAGGCTATAGCTGCCATTGCCGTCGAAGGCTTTGCGATTCACACCGCGAAAGTCGCGGACGCGAGGCAGAGCGATCGAGACCAGGCGGTCGAAAAACTCATACATTTTTCGGCCACGCAAGGTAACCTTGCAGCCGATCGGCATGTCTTCTCGCAGCTTGAAAGCCGAGATCGCCTTGCGCGACTTGGTGACGATCGGCTTTTGACCGGTGATCAACCCCATCGCTTCGACGGCAACTTCCAAGTGCTTCTTTTCCTGCGTCGCGATGCCGACACCCATGTTCACCACGATCTTTTCGAGTCGTGGCAAGGACATTGGGTTACTCCGCCCCAGCTTTTCTGCTAGTGCAGGAATGGCTTCCTTTTGGTATTTAGTCTGCAGGCGGGGGGTCGGAGCGGGGCCGCTCGACGCTTCGGCTTCTGCTGCTTTTGCTTTCTTGGCCACTGAATCAATCCTCTGTGAAGACGGCTGTACTAGAACCGCTCGTTATTGTTTTGCACTGCGAAGCTACTTCGCGGCGACCTTCTTCTTGGACTTCGAAACTTCGCCGAGCGAAGCGTTGCACTTCTTGCAAACGCGATGCTTCACGCCGTTCTCTTCCTTCACACCCGTTCGCACACCCTTGTTGCACTTTGGGCACATCAGGAGGACGTTCGAGATCTGGACCGGCATTTCTTTCGACAGACGGCCACCTTGTGGGTTGCGTTGGCTGCGTTTGACGTGCTTATAGACCTTGTTGACGCCTTCGACCGTCAACCGACCTTTTTCACGATCGATGTGCAGCACTTTGCCTTTGACGTCTTTGTCGTCGCCGGCAATCACTTCCACGATATCGCCAGTTTTAATGTGCATTAGACCACCTCGCTCGCCAGGCTGACGATTTTCATGAATGACATTTCGCGGAGTTCGCGGGCTACTGCGCCGAAAATGCGAGTGCCACGCGGATTGTTGTCCGCATCGATCAGCACGACCGCGTTGCTGTCGAACTTCACATAGCTACCGTCCTTGCGACGAGCGGGGCTCTTGGTACGAACCACCACGCCGCGTACAACGGCCTTCTTTTTGATTTCGCTGCCGGCGATCACGCTCTTCACGCTGCAAATGATGACGTCACCAATGCCAGCCGACCGCTTCTTCGAGCCGCCGAGCACCTTGATGCACATCACCTCTTTGGCGCCGGTGTTGTCAGCCACCGCCAGGCGAGTTTCTTGTTGAATCATGTTGTTGTTCCTTGGTCAAATGCTACTTCGGCTTCGGCCGTTGCAACTAGGAGGCGGGGGTCTCGGCGACGATCGCAGCGTTCTGCGAAGCCGAGGCCTTGGCGACCACGCGGGTCAGCACCCAGCGCTTCAGCTTCGACAGCGGACGCGATTCTTCGATCTCGACGGTATCACCGTTCTTCGAGATGCCATCGGCGTCGTGAGCGTAGCAAATCGTCCGGCGACGCATCGTCTTGCCGTAGACTTCGTGCTTCACAAGGCGCGGCACTTCGACACGCCGGGTCGTCGGAGACGAATCGCGAGTCACCTGGCCGATCAACAATCGCTTGGGCATATTCCACCAACTTCCAACCTGCGTATTCGCAGCAATAAAACGTTTGAGTTGCAGCCTTACTTGGCGGCGGCCTTGGCTTTTTCCGATTGAACCGTCTTCACGCGAGCAATCAGGCGACGTTGCCGGCGGAGTTCGCTAGGAACGTCGAGCCGTTCGGTCGAGGCCTGCATCCGCAGCTTGAACAACGACTTTTCAGTCTCTTCAATCGTGAGCACAAGTTGCTCGTCGCTCATCTGTCGCAGTTCTGCAGCTTTCATCCGACTAATCCTTCGCCAACACTGTTCGAAACTTTTCACTTTGCTGAATCAGCAAAGCCCTGCTTATTCGCAGTCAACGTCTGCGTACTTGCAGCAAAAACCTAGGCAGGACGACGGCGAACCATGCGGCACGGAATCGGCATCTTGTGGGCGAGACGAGCAAAGCAAAGCTTTGCTTGAGCCTCGGTCACACCAGCCAATTCAAACAACACAGTCCCTTCCTTCACCACAGCCACCCAGTGATCTGGTTCGCCTTTACCCTTACCCATCCGGGTTTCGAGCGGGCGAGACGTCACCGACTTGTGCGGGAAGATGCGGATGTACAACCGACCCTCGCCGCGGATGTATTGCTGAGCCGCAATACGTCCCGACTCGATCGTGGTTGCCTTGATCCAGCCACCCATCAAAGCCTGCAGGCCGAAGTCACCGAAGGCAACTTTGTTGCCTCGGGTGGCTTTACCTTTTATACGTCCTCTTTGGCTTTTTCGGTGCTTCACTCGCTTGGGCATCAGGGCCATTTGTCGCGTCTCCCTCGTGCATTCCTTGGTTTACCCAGACCTGTACGCCGATGTTGCCTTGGGCAGTGGCCGCCTCGGTAAAACCGTAATCAATTTTTGCCCGCAACGTACTGAGCGGCAGCGAGCCAGCCGAAGCCTTTTCGCAACGTGCCATTTCGGCGCCACCCAACCGCCCCGCGAGTTGAATCTTCACACCACGAGCACCGGCATCCATCACGGATTCGATAGCTCGCTTGATCGTCCGCCGGAAGCTTGCCCGCTTGGCCAACTGCAGAGCAATTTCTTCTGCAATCAGCTGGGCCATGATTTCCGGACGGGAGATTTCTTCAATTTTCAAGTTCACCCGGCGACCAGTCAGGTTCTGCAGTTCTTCCTGCAGGATTTCGACTTCCTGGCCCTTCTTACCGATGATCAGACCTGGCCGAGCGACATGCAGCACGACCTTGACTTCGTCGCGTGTCCGCTCGATTT is drawn from Anatilimnocola floriformis and contains these coding sequences:
- a CDS encoding type Z 30S ribosomal protein S14 codes for the protein MASNSKIAKAKQPAKFSTRQHRRCQLCGRPRAVYRKFGICRICFRNLADKGLIPGVRKASW
- a CDS encoding HEAT repeat domain-containing protein — encoded protein: MLRHSYLLPILLGFASFATTLLRAQPAAPEKPAADAPTVKKLIEELGADEFATREAATEQLARIGLPAYKAVEGAVQHPDREVRYRAERVLGRIRQTDLQRRLDAFIAGKEATDDYQLPGWTRFKKAFGDAESSRKNFVDLTKADPEMLQTLESNPKNVAELFGVRIQQNQQLAQFGGGGNTQLGYGQVAMLVFVAGEEDVSLNQNHNSVVFNYCSQANFADAITGSSRGDVPRKMLSRLILKSEDFAAYSAMSLARRFNMKEGLTCAEKILKANRQPHMASMALMTIAAMGDESHLPQIEKLFADTNLVTQMQEREKVMIKVEVRDSALAAALFLTKQDLKSYYTIPAGQAFSDPQMVLTNARIIGHSDEAKRAEVFKKWTDYRAKNPGPVEKKDDKAEEKPTADKPAEKAVDKNAADTVEKK
- the rplF gene encoding 50S ribosomal protein L6, whose translation is MSRIGNKPVAIIDGVKVGVNGRTVNVEGPKGKLSWEHRPEVCVAVDGKNVVVKRANDEREARAFHGLTRAVINNMIFGCKNGYEKRLEIVGVGYQATLKGKNLSLRVGFANELVRAIPEGLNVTVPDSTHVVIQGPDKQRVGQFAAELRQLRKPEPYKGKGVRYQGEQIKLKPGKAASK
- the rpmC gene encoding 50S ribosomal protein L29, whose amino-acid sequence is MKAAELRQMSDEQLVLTIEETEKSLFKLRMQASTERLDVPSELRRQRRLIARVKTVQSEKAKAAAK
- the rplE gene encoding 50S ribosomal protein L5, yielding MQTKYQKEAIPALAEKLGRSNPMSLPRLEKIVVNMGVGIATQEKKHLEVAVEAMGLITGQKPIVTKSRKAISAFKLREDMPIGCKVTLRGRKMYEFFDRLVSIALPRVRDFRGVNRKAFDGNGSYSLGLSEQLVFPELNPDKFLRVQGMNITFVIRNASDDESRELLRILGVPFQAEVKKEPKPAAAPK
- the rplO gene encoding 50S ribosomal protein L15, whose product is MSLHEVNQGVHKHKRPNRLGRGIGSGQGKTSGRGHKGQMARSGWKQLPIFQGGGSPLVRRVPKRGFTNSFALTITSINVSEIQDLFEAGEEVNIASLQAKGLLKKTFDVLKILGNGDLSKKLKVSAHRFSETAKEKIEKAGGTATVIPGRTPVAEKQAASRAAKGKKTSDNKAAKKR
- a CDS encoding MTH1187 family thiamine-binding protein yields the protein MVLLEFSIAPLEKGPSVGDYVARSLAIIEASGLDYRLHAMGTIIEGEVDQVLAVFQQCLAAISADCDRVSCTMKLDYRKDATGRLNAKVSSVEEKLGRKLKTIDAPG
- the rplR gene encoding 50S ribosomal protein L18, producing MDKQRTLGGRRERRAYRVRKHFKHGGGRPRLSVNRSHKNMAVQIIDDVTGTTLVAASTQDKDLRAEFKYGGNKDAAAKIGKIIAERALAKGIKEVAFDRGHLRYHGRVASLADAAREGGLSF
- the rplN gene encoding 50S ribosomal protein L14, whose protein sequence is MIQQETRLAVADNTGAKEVMCIKVLGGSKKRSAGIGDVIICSVKSVIAGSEIKKKAVVRGVVVRTKSPARRKDGSYVKFDSNAVVLIDADNNPRGTRIFGAVARELREMSFMKIVSLASEVV
- the lhgO gene encoding L-2-hydroxyglutarate oxidase, with amino-acid sequence MHQADVAIVGGGIVGLATAWQIGNRFPQLRVAVLEKEPEVGTHQTGHNSGVLHSGIYYKPGSLRATNCRTGKAAMEAFCKEQGVPYDICGKVIVAVNEQELPRLEIIFERGQQNGVRCEMIGRERLCELEPHTAGIKAIHVPEAGIVNYAAVTRKLAEILKQRGGEVLTGWQVTKMHEEPTGVLLISPAGELMAKHVVTTGGLHSDRLAKLSGHPTPNRIVPFRGEYYDLKPEAEHFCRNLIYPVPDPSFPFLGVHFTRMIEGGIECGPNAVLAFAREGYRKTDLNFGDLVGTLTYGGFLRLAAKYWRTGAGEMWRSWSKAAFVRALQHLIPEIRSEHLVPARTGVRAQAITPDGLIVDDFLIEGTGRFVNVLNAPSPAATSALNVGKLILDKLAERL
- a CDS encoding class I SAM-dependent methyltransferase: MEKMAEYRWNTSEFAEGYDAAAPEIHPRYTAVQEQIVQLLIEHAKSLGGSYHVVDLGGGSGRLLQRVLTAIPSATATIIDQSEAFLALAERRLAPFANRVTYVVSRLQEDWLAKLTQQPQAIISTSAIHHLDPVEKQKLYQQIATKLPAGGLFLNGDEVRPEDDVEYQATMERWADFMRAGMQSGKIPQGFHPAASSWIERNVTKFGQPKKSGDDCHETAPVQLGYFRAGGFREADVAWSEELWSVLRGKR
- the rplX gene encoding 50S ribosomal protein L24, encoding MHIKTGDIVEVIAGDDKDVKGKVLHIDREKGRLTVEGVNKVYKHVKRSQRNPQGGRLSKEMPVQISNVLLMCPKCNKGVRTGVKEENGVKHRVCKKCNASLGEVSKSKKKVAAK
- the rpsE gene encoding 30S ribosomal protein S5 — translated: MSNESNRGEFVDKTVQIKRCAAVVKGGRRFSFAAMVVVGDGKGRVGWGYGKANEVPPAVEKGQKQATRTLVTVPLVNDTIPHAVRAKFGSADVLLMPAGGGTGIIAGAAVRSVCEAAGIKNIITKSMGTSNQITVVKAAIKALKQLRTTADTERLRGVTLS
- the rpsQ gene encoding 30S ribosomal protein S17 — translated: MPKRLLIGQVTRDSSPTTRRVEVPRLVKHEVYGKTMRRRTICYAHDADGISKNGDTVEIEESRPLSKLKRWVLTRVVAKASASQNAAIVAETPAS
- the secY gene encoding preprotein translocase subunit SecY; protein product: MWEKFRAIFTIPELRQKILFTLILLAVFRIGYQIPLPIVDQEKMAERLQREDNSAFGNLLTKVAVFSAADMRVLTILGLGIMPYISASIILQLLGSVYKPLEDLRKEGETGRKKINEYTRYLTVAICIVQSYFYLRGMTAQGSQASVPLYDTFLVISSTGSPYLHPAWFFTCLAIMTCGTLFVMWLGEQIDEFGIGNGISLLIMAGILAQMPKAMMNFFANMQWQLTGFNGTPGIETLVILLFLFVIVVMGVCFITLGQRQIPTQSAKHVRGRRVFGGSRQYLPLKLNQSGVMPIIFASSMLMLPAFLFQWLGTQTQNATIAAIANSLGQGSSFIYNLLYVALIYFFSYFWMAITFNPKEMAENLKDFGTFIPGYRPGRRTAEHLEKVMIRITYVGAGFLALVAIVPTIISAWLKVDPGVASFYGGTGLLIAVSVAFDLIQKIDSHLVMRDYRGLLEA
- the rpsH gene encoding 30S ribosomal protein S8, which translates into the protein MLTDPIADMLTRIRNAVSVERPSVDVPLSLLKRGLADVLKREGYIWDWQVVELDPVPQLRLELKYGPAGEHVIQHIKRVSSPGRRVFRRAKELRPVLNGQGITILSTSGGVVSDREARQKNIGGEVLCEIW
- a CDS encoding adenylate kinase, giving the protein MLIVFIGPPGAGKGTASRKLLDYLQIPHLSTGELLRAAKQSSPLGRLAAQYMDRGQLVPDPIVLSMVGEELDKPAFSRGCMFDGFPRTIQQAKSLDDSLRQRGTPLSIVIELKADEAELITRMLRRAATEKRVDDTPETIGRRMEVYHRQTSPLLDYYRKQGLLVSVDAMGSPDDVFELIRAAVDKKKVTVESAAG